The genomic stretch GCACCTCCGCACGCTGGTGACGCATCCCCGCATACGGTTCCGCGGCGGATTCCCCCACACCGCCGTCGCCGAACCGTACCGCGAGACGGACGTGCTGGTCGTCCCCTCCCTCTGGCACGAGAACCGTCCCGTCGTGATCCAGGACGCGTTCCTCTCCAAGACGCCGGTGATCGCCTCGGCGGGCTGCGCGATCTCGGAATTCGTGCGGGACGGGGCGGACGGGTTCCTCTTCGAAATGGGCGACGTCGACCAACTCGAGCAGGCGCTGATGCGCTTCGTCGCCGAACCGGGGCTCGCCGCGCGGCTCGGCGGCAATGCGCCGCCGGTCCTGAGCATCGAGGAGGACGCGCGCCGAATCGAAAAGCTCTACGAGTCGAGCATCGCGGGGCGCCGGCCGGCGTACCTGCCCCGCTAACGGGGAGAGGATCCGCCCTCTGCGGGCGAAACGTCGCCCGCCGCCGCATCCCTGATGAAGGGAGACCCCTCGGGGAGGAGGCTCACCTCGTTGAACTGCACCCCGAGGTCGTGCCGCTGCGCCCCGAGGTCGGCGGGCAGATACCGGTCGAGGGAGAAGGAGACGAGGACCGCGTCGCCGGAGGGGATGCAGGGGATCCGCAGCGTTGTCCACTCCCCCCGCGGAATCGGGAAGGCGCCCAACCGCTCCCCGTCCATCGCGACGGTCAGCACCTGCGGCCCTCCGGGATCGAGCGGCTGGAACAGGTGAAGCTGGAGCACGTTCCCGGCGCCCTTCTCCGCCGCCAGGAAGCAATCCGCATCCCGCCCCATCCACCGCGCCTGCGGAAAAACGCGACAATCCAGCGGAAGCCATCCGTCCCCCAGCACGAGATCGTTCACACCGACAAGGATCCTCCGCGGGAGCCGCTCCCCCTCCGCCGGCCTCCGGTAGTCCCATTTCGGGTAGGGCAGAGCGGCCGGGTGAACGGCCGGCAGACAGCGCGCGTACAGTCCCCGGGCGACCGAGGCGGGGAAACGGAACCTGAATCGAAGGGCCCTCGGCAGCAGCCGGAGCGCCGACAGAAAGGCCCGCAGGCGGGCGGCGAGCGACCGCCAGTCGCCCCTCCGAGCCTCCGCCGCCGCCTCCCTCCGCTGTTCTCGAATGAGATCGGGCACAACCCGCCGCGCCAGTTCATCCGCGGGAAAGTACCGCGCCATCATCAGGAGCCGGTTGCGGAGGGTCAGGTACCTCTTGCGGGGCGATCCTTCCACCCACGATGCGGAGTGCTTGTGGTAGACCACGGCGTCCGGGGCCGTGACGACCCTCCAGCCCGCCGCGCGGAGCCTGAACGACAGATCGACGTCCTCGTAGTAGGCCCTGAACGTCGCATCGAAGAGCCCCACCCTCCTTAACGCAGCCGCCCTGAGGAGGCACGCCCCCCCGGTGAAGGCGGGGACCTCCTCGCTCCGGGCGTAGCGCCCGGAGAAGAGCTCCCCCTGGCCCCTGTCGAGGCCGTAGGCGAAACGATCGAGCGCCACCCCGATGCCGTTGATCATCCTCCTGTTGGCGTGGAACATGAGGCGCGGCGCAACCGCCCCGATATCCGGCGACGCCGCGATCGTTCGCATCATCTCGGAAAGCCACCGCCGATCGACCGCCGTGTCGTCGTTCAGGAGGGCGATGAACTCGGCCCCTTCGTCCAGCGCGCGGCGCATGGCCGCGTTCATCCCGCCCGCGAACAAAAGGTTTTTGGGGTTGCGCACGACGGTCACGCCGGGGAAACGCGCGCGCACGTACTCGACGCTCCCGTCGGAGGAGGCGTTGTCCATCAGCATCAGACGGCGGGCGCCGTAGTCGAGCCGCTCCAGCGACTCGAAGCACTCCCCGAGGTTGCGGAGGCCGTTGTAATTCGACACGATGACGGTCACCGCCGGTTCTGTCGTCATCGGATCACCGCCGCCCGCCGGGGCCGAGCCCCTCGAACAGCCCCCTCACCTTCGCGTACCGCATCTCCCAGGTGCACTCGGCGAGCGTCTTGGCGCGCCCCCGCTCCCCCATCCGGCGCGCGAGGGCCGGATCCCCGAGCAGCTTCAGCAGGCACTCGCCCAGCATATGCGAGTCGCCGAACGGCACGAGGAACCCGTCTTCCCCGTCCGCGACCACGTGCGGGATACCTCCGGCATACGCGCCGACGACGGGCCTGCGGGCCAGCCACGCCTCCAGGAACACAATCCCATAGCTGTCGGCCCGGGAAGGGAGCACGAGCGCGTCGCATGCATCCAGGAGATCGGCCTTCTCCGCGTCGTCGGCGGACCCCAGGGGTATGCACGACTCCCTCGCGGCGGCCGGCTGCGCCGAGTAGTAGTTCGTGAATTCGACGGCAGGATGCCCGATCATCGCAAGCCGCACCCGGTGTCCCCGCCGGCGCAGTCCCGCCACCGCGTCGAACGCGTGGAACGCCCCCTTGTCGTAGACAAGGAGGCCGATGTAGGCGATGATCCTCTCCCCGGCGCTCACGTCGTGGCGCTCCCTGAACCGCGCGCCGTTCCCCCCCCGCAGATCCTCCGGATTGACCCCGGCGCCGACGACGGCGAGCCGCGCGGGATCGACGCCCCGCGCCGCGAGGAGGTCGCGCTCGGCGGGCGATTGGACAATCACGAGCGCGCTCCGTCTCATTAATTCGATCTGGCGCGGGCGGGTGTGCATCTCGGTCTGGACGTCGCCGCGCGGGGTCCCGGTATGCGCGAAGGGGATCATCACGAACGGCCTCCGCCGGAGACGTGCGGCCAGGTAGGCGGGATAGATCAACGAATAGAACGGACTCGGCGCGGCGGTGACGACATCGTAGCGCCCCGCTCGGAGGAGAAGATCCCGCCACATCCCCGGGAGGATCGCCGAGGGGGATCGCACGCAGAACCTCGCGGGGTTCGACGGGATCCGTCCCAACGCCCGGCGGACCAGCCCCCGCGGCGACGGGTGGCGCACCGCGTAACGCCGGACCTCGACCCCGGCGACCTCGTACCTGCGGGGCTCGAAATGCTTCCGGTCGGGGCGAAAAAGGTACTCAAGGTCCCAGGCGTTCGTGGTGAAAACGGTGACCCGGTGGCCGTCCCGCACGAAGCGGTCGGAGAGTTCCTTGACGTAGTTCGGGGCTCCTCCCCGGTACGGCCAGTATTGGTTCACAACGCTGAGGATACGCACGGGGACGGTGGCCTCCCGCAACGGTATCGCTGCGGCCCGGGCCGCGGCGGCGTTCCCGGCCCTGCGCCCAACCGGCCGGAGATGCCACGCCCCCGGGGAGATATCCTCCTCCGGCCCCCACCGAGGTGTCGTTGCCGGGGGGGGTGCCATCCGGACGCAACGGCGCGAAGCATGGTCATCGACGGACATACTATAACAAAGATGGCCCGGCCGCAGATACCCCGCGGACCGGAACGGCGGGGCGAGCCCGGCGAGAAAAGGCCTGGGGGGGAAGCGGCGAGAGGTGGTATCATTGCGCGCAGGATCATGGAAACCACCTCCCGCGTCGGACGCCTATGAAGACCCTCATCACCAACCCGCCGTGGCTCACCCCCGGCAGGATCGGTTTTCGTTCCAACGTCCGATGGCCGTTCACCGTCAGTCGAAAGACATGGCGCGAGAAGGGCCGCTGCAGCTACCATTTCCCGATCTACCAGGCTTACACGGCCGCCCTCCTCATGAAGCACGGCATGGATGTCGGCGTGATCGACTGCAGCGTGGACGCGCTCGATGCGGAGGCCTACTGCGCGCGGGTCGAGGAGGCCGCGCCGGGCCTTGTCGTCATCGAAACGGCGACCGCGTCATTCGCCCAGGATATCGTTACCATCCGCATGGTGAAGGAGCGGACCGGCGCACCGGTTGCGCTCGTGGGGCCGCACGCGACAATCTTCCACGAATCGATCCTGCGGGAGCACCCGTTCGTGGATTACGTCGTGCGCGGCGAATATGAGCTGACGGTGCTCGAGCTCGTCCGCGCTCTCGAGGACGGCCGTGACGCGCGCGGCGTCGCCGGCCTCACCCGGCGCGACGGGAACATTGTGCGGGTGCATCCTCCCCGCCCCTTCATCGAGGACCTCGACGCCCTCCCCTTTCCCGCCCGCGACCTCTACCCGTGGGACCATTATCACGAGCCGAACTACCTGGCCCTCCCCTGGATCACCCTCATCTCCAGCAGGGGGTGCCCGTTCCGGTGCATCTACTGCCTCTGGCCCCAGACGATGTACGGGCACCGGTATCGGACGCGCAGCCCCCGCAACGTCGTGGACGAAATCGAGGAGTGCGTGAAGAGGTACCGCCCCGGGGAGTTCTTCTTCGACGACGACACCTTCGCCCTCTCGAAACGGCACGTCCTCGGCATCTGCGAGGGGATCGTCGGCCGGGGCCTCGACATCCTCTGGTCCTGCATGGGGAGGGTGGACACGGTGGACCGGGAGATGCTCGAGGCGATGCGCCGCGCGGGGTGCCGCAAGATCAAGTTCGGCGTCGAGACCGGATCGAGGGCGATCATGAAGACGATCAAGAAGGGGATCGACCTCGACCTGGTTGCGGACCGGTTCCGGCTCGCCAAGGAGTGCGGCC from Chlamydiota bacterium encodes the following:
- a CDS encoding glycosyltransferase family 2 protein, which encodes MTTEPAVTVIVSNYNGLRNLGECFESLERLDYGARRLMLMDNASSDGSVEYVRARFPGVTVVRNPKNLLFAGGMNAAMRRALDEGAEFIALLNDDTAVDRRWLSEMMRTIAASPDIGAVAPRLMFHANRRMINGIGVALDRFAYGLDRGQGELFSGRYARSEEVPAFTGGACLLRAAALRRVGLFDATFRAYYEDVDLSFRLRAAGWRVVTAPDAVVYHKHSASWVEGSPRKRYLTLRNRLLMMARYFPADELARRVVPDLIREQRREAAAEARRGDWRSLAARLRAFLSALRLLPRALRFRFRFPASVARGLYARCLPAVHPAALPYPKWDYRRPAEGERLPRRILVGVNDLVLGDGWLPLDCRVFPQARWMGRDADCFLAAEKGAGNVLQLHLFQPLDPGGPQVLTVAMDGERLGAFPIPRGEWTTLRIPCIPSGDAVLVSFSLDRYLPADLGAQRHDLGVQFNEVSLLPEGSPFIRDAAAGDVSPAEGGSSPR
- a CDS encoding glycosyltransferase family 4 protein encodes the protein MNQYWPYRGGAPNYVKELSDRFVRDGHRVTVFTTNAWDLEYLFRPDRKHFEPRRYEVAGVEVRRYAVRHPSPRGLVRRALGRIPSNPARFCVRSPSAILPGMWRDLLLRAGRYDVVTAAPSPFYSLIYPAYLAARLRRRPFVMIPFAHTGTPRGDVQTEMHTRPRQIELMRRSALVIVQSPAERDLLAARGVDPARLAVVGAGVNPEDLRGGNGARFRERHDVSAGERIIAYIGLLVYDKGAFHAFDAVAGLRRRGHRVRLAMIGHPAVEFTNYYSAQPAAARESCIPLGSADDAEKADLLDACDALVLPSRADSYGIVFLEAWLARRPVVGAYAGGIPHVVADGEDGFLVPFGDSHMLGECLLKLLGDPALARRMGERGRAKTLAECTWEMRYAKVRGLFEGLGPGGRR
- a CDS encoding radical SAM protein; translated protein: MKTLITNPPWLTPGRIGFRSNVRWPFTVSRKTWREKGRCSYHFPIYQAYTAALLMKHGMDVGVIDCSVDALDAEAYCARVEEAAPGLVVIETATASFAQDIVTIRMVKERTGAPVALVGPHATIFHESILREHPFVDYVVRGEYELTVLELVRALEDGRDARGVAGLTRRDGNIVRVHPPRPFIEDLDALPFPARDLYPWDHYHEPNYLALPWITLISSRGCPFRCIYCLWPQTMYGHRYRTRSPRNVVDEIEECVKRYRPGEFFFDDDTFALSKRHVLGICEGIVGRGLDILWSCMGRVDTVDREMLEAMRRAGCRKIKFGVETGSRAIMKTIKKGIDLDLVADRFRLAKECGLEVHGTFMIGLPGETRETIRETIDLARRLPNDSLQFSIATPFPGTEFYTLCEKNGFLVTNDWANFDGKFGAVMSYPDLSKDEMEEMLFFALQTCQPQYGKAGRTLAGKLLHEARTSGVGAALAHGARYLLKQAGISRASGGGITLSGPLRMGLGWYPGGTEIGKEAYLTVEPGTERGGRTLAMTAKAAKGAAPYPTLELSAGGEPLGSLALSSEWRTVRVALPETRLPLEIKIRADRTTRIPRPGKLPKFVGATVRELAVTRSTPR